The following are encoded together in the Parabacteroides chongii genome:
- a CDS encoding DUF4435 domain-containing protein — translation MELILPTKLNALEPTVLETKVLVVIGANGAGKSSFGRDLLERYAENAKKISGMHSLFLCSNEETVPSEGNELARMQSMIAERIFMPRLSDYEKLILRLQSEEFEAAVNYKEACKLHPDLPPPVTKIDQIQTIWEKMFPHNRLVRKSGFIELASTSRDSNSYTAGRMSDGEKIVFYLIGAVLCANPGELLIIEEPEILLHNSIKNLLWDEIEALRPDCTYVYLTHDIDFTTSRPEGKRIWIRDYNADAHVWDYQLIESNDSLPEEVYIDILGSRKPILFIEGTDSNSIDNRLYPLIFPDFMVKPMGGCQKVIETTKAFRQLQDFHTLESMGIVDRDRRTQGEIDYLRDQHIFVPDVAEVENLLMLEPVIKTVARRLMRDPEQVFGQVKENVIRLFEKDLESQVILHAKHRVRRKLETTVDRKITTVEQLTEHVESIRFNVHVDEIYSGIKDKFIQYTETGDYKNILRVYNQKGMLPQSRLCNICGISNKESYLNLILSILKENKEDAEVIRSSIKESLGT, via the coding sequence ATGGAACTGATTCTCCCCACCAAATTGAACGCTTTGGAACCGACTGTGCTAGAAACAAAAGTGCTGGTCGTAATCGGAGCCAACGGAGCCGGTAAAAGTTCGTTCGGCAGAGATTTGCTGGAACGCTATGCAGAAAATGCAAAAAAGATATCGGGAATGCATTCGTTGTTCTTATGCAGCAACGAAGAGACAGTACCGTCCGAAGGCAACGAACTGGCCCGTATGCAGTCAATGATAGCAGAACGTATCTTCATGCCCCGGCTATCGGACTATGAGAAACTGATTCTCCGCCTACAAAGCGAAGAGTTTGAAGCAGCAGTAAACTATAAAGAGGCATGCAAGCTGCATCCGGACCTTCCCCCACCCGTTACCAAGATCGACCAGATACAGACGATCTGGGAAAAGATGTTCCCACATAACCGGCTGGTACGAAAGTCCGGCTTCATCGAACTCGCTTCAACCAGCCGTGACAGCAATTCCTATACAGCTGGTCGAATGAGCGACGGAGAAAAGATTGTCTTTTATCTGATCGGTGCCGTGCTATGCGCCAATCCGGGTGAATTACTGATCATCGAAGAACCGGAAATACTACTTCATAACTCGATCAAAAACCTATTGTGGGATGAGATAGAAGCTCTGCGCCCCGACTGTACATACGTCTATCTGACTCATGATATCGATTTCACCACCTCCCGCCCGGAAGGCAAACGGATATGGATCAGGGATTACAATGCCGATGCCCACGTTTGGGATTATCAGCTGATAGAAAGCAACGACAGTCTTCCCGAAGAGGTCTATATCGATATACTCGGAAGTCGCAAGCCAATCCTCTTTATCGAAGGTACCGATTCCAACAGCATCGACAACCGTCTCTACCCGCTTATCTTCCCCGACTTTATGGTCAAACCGATGGGAGGCTGCCAGAAAGTGATCGAAACGACAAAAGCTTTCCGCCAGTTGCAGGATTTCCACACATTGGAATCGATGGGTATCGTCGACCGTGATCGTCGTACACAGGGAGAGATAGACTATCTGCGTGACCAGCACATCTTCGTTCCCGACGTAGCTGAAGTAGAGAACCTGCTAATGCTTGAACCGGTCATCAAAACAGTTGCCCGCCGCCTGATGAGAGACCCCGAACAAGTCTTCGGGCAGGTAAAGGAAAATGTGATCAGGCTGTTCGAGAAAGATCTGGAAAGCCAGGTGATCCTGCATGCCAAACACCGTGTCCGCCGGAAACTGGAAACAACTGTCGACCGCAAAATAACGACCGTCGAGCAACTGACCGAGCATGTGGAAAGCATCCGCTTCAACGTGCATGTGGATGAGATATACAGCGGTATAAAAGATAAATTTATCCAATACACCGAAACGGGTGATTACAAAAATATCCTCCGCGTGTACAATCAGAAAGGAATGCTCCCGCAAAGCCGCCTGTGTAACATTTGCGGAATCAGCAACAAAGAAAGCTACCTGAACCTCATCCTTTCCATATTAAAGGAAAATAAAGAAGATGCAGAAGTGATCCGCTCATCTATCAAAGAATCTTTAGGGACATAA
- the proS gene encoding proline--tRNA ligase, producing MAKELKELTKRSVNYSQWYQDLVIKADLAENSAVRGCMVIKPYGYAIWEKMQRILDDMFKETGHVNAYFPLLIPKSFLSKEAEHVEGFAKECAVVTHYRLKTNHDGTGVVVDPAAKLEEELIIRPTSETIIWNTYRNWIQSYRDLPILCNQWANVMRWEMRTRLFLRTAEFLWQEGHTAHATREEAEIEAKKMQQVYANFAENYMAMPVVKGVKSASERFAGALDTYTIEAMMQDGKALQAGTSHFLGQNFGKAFNVTFIDKEGKSDYAWATSWGVSTRLIGALIMSHSDDNGLVLPPHLAPIQVVIVPIYRSEEQLAQISEKVNGIVANLKKMGISVKFDDADNKKPGWKFAEYELKGVPVRLAMGGRDLENNTIEVMRRDTLEKETITCDGIEEHVQNLLEEIQQNIFQKALDHRTACTVTVDTYEEFKEKIEEGLFIMAHWDGTPETEELIKNETKATIRCIPLEGDKTPGKCMVTGKPSAQRVLFARAY from the coding sequence ATGGCAAAAGAGCTGAAAGAACTGACCAAGAGAAGTGTAAACTACTCCCAGTGGTACCAGGATCTGGTTATTAAAGCGGATTTAGCAGAGAACTCTGCTGTACGTGGCTGTATGGTTATCAAACCTTACGGATACGCTATTTGGGAAAAAATGCAACGTATCCTCGATGATATGTTCAAAGAAACAGGACACGTAAACGCTTACTTCCCGCTGTTGATCCCGAAATCATTCTTAAGCAAAGAAGCCGAACACGTAGAAGGTTTCGCCAAAGAATGTGCAGTTGTTACACATTATCGTCTGAAAACAAATCACGACGGTACAGGTGTTGTTGTCGACCCGGCAGCTAAACTGGAAGAAGAACTGATCATTCGCCCGACATCAGAAACAATCATTTGGAATACATACCGCAATTGGATCCAGTCTTATCGCGACCTGCCTATCTTATGTAACCAGTGGGCAAACGTAATGCGTTGGGAAATGCGTACCCGTCTGTTCCTTCGTACTGCCGAATTCCTGTGGCAGGAAGGACATACCGCTCACGCAACCCGCGAAGAAGCAGAGATCGAAGCAAAGAAGATGCAGCAAGTATATGCAAACTTTGCCGAAAACTATATGGCTATGCCGGTCGTTAAAGGCGTAAAGTCTGCCAGTGAACGTTTTGCAGGAGCTTTGGATACCTATACGATCGAAGCTATGATGCAAGACGGAAAAGCATTGCAGGCAGGAACTTCCCACTTCCTGGGACAGAACTTCGGTAAGGCATTCAACGTTACTTTCATCGACAAAGAAGGAAAAAGCGACTATGCATGGGCTACTTCATGGGGGGTTTCCACCCGTCTGATCGGTGCGCTGATCATGTCTCACTCAGACGATAACGGTTTGGTATTGCCTCCTCATCTCGCTCCGATCCAGGTAGTGATCGTTCCGATCTACCGCAGTGAAGAGCAACTGGCACAGATCAGCGAAAAGGTGAACGGTATCGTTGCCAACCTGAAGAAGATGGGTATTTCCGTTAAGTTCGACGATGCAGACAATAAGAAACCGGGATGGAAGTTCGCCGAATACGAACTGAAAGGTGTTCCCGTACGTCTGGCCATGGGTGGACGCGATTTGGAAAACAATACGATTGAAGTAATGCGTCGCGATACGTTAGAAAAAGAAACCATCACTTGCGACGGTATCGAAGAACACGTACAGAACCTGTTGGAAGAAATCCAGCAGAACATCTTCCAAAAAGCACTCGACCATCGTACAGCTTGCACGGTCACAGTCGACACTTACGAAGAATTCAAGGAAAAGATCGAAGAAGGCCTCTTCATCATGGCTCACTGGGACGGTACTCCTGAAACAGAAGAGTTGATCAAGAACGAGACGAAAGCAACTATCCGTTGTATCCCTCTGGAAGGAGACAAGACACCGGGTAAATGTATGGTTACCGGCAAACCTTCCGCACAACGCGTATTGTTTGCACGAGCTTACTAA
- a CDS encoding DUF6563 family protein — MRTTYLILCLFLLTQGLFAQKPCKSYNSITDLLNGNYDTTLSVIVEKRTKNQIFMSGGADYKIYNGDKETDKLIKTKIYAIEVNDSLYVNCRKLKFKKRVIGAWFAPAIVCQGKVYFYAISVGPSAAAAFGVIGGAVQAANEASSRVYYEMDPATKELDKVGSEKMMTLLKNYPDLLEQYGKETLKEHIEIIHKYLQKINQLNKQSL; from the coding sequence ATGAGAACAACTTATCTTATTTTATGCCTTTTCCTGCTTACGCAAGGTCTTTTTGCCCAGAAACCATGTAAATCGTACAACAGTATTACCGATCTATTAAATGGAAACTATGATACAACATTAAGCGTGATTGTTGAAAAACGGACCAAGAACCAGATATTCATGTCCGGAGGTGCTGACTATAAAATATACAACGGAGATAAAGAGACTGACAAATTAATTAAAACAAAAATTTACGCAATAGAGGTCAATGATTCTCTATACGTAAACTGTCGAAAATTGAAATTCAAAAAACGCGTTATCGGAGCCTGGTTTGCCCCTGCAATAGTCTGTCAGGGAAAAGTTTATTTCTATGCAATCTCGGTTGGTCCGAGTGCTGCTGCAGCATTCGGGGTTATTGGAGGTGCCGTTCAAGCTGCCAATGAAGCCTCTTCCCGCGTTTATTACGAAATGGATCCAGCAACGAAAGAACTGGATAAAGTTGGCTCCGAAAAGATGATGACACTTCTTAAAAATTATCCCGATTTACTGGAGCAATACGGAAAGGAAACTCTCAAAGAACATATTGAAATTATACATAAGTATTTGCAGAAAATCAATCAGCTAAATAAACAAAGCCTGTAA
- a CDS encoding phosphoglycerate kinase, giving the protein MQSIDNFNFAGKKAFVRVDFNVPLDENFNITDDTRIRAALPTLKKILADGGSVIIGSHLGRPKGVTDKFSLKHILGRVSELLGVEVQFANDCIGEEAGAKAAALQPGEALLLENLRFYAEEEGKPRGLAEDATDDEKKAAKKAVKESQKEFTKRLASYADCYVNDAFGTAHRAHASTALIADYFDADHKMFGYLMEKEVKAVEKVMNDIARPFTAIMGGSKVSSKIEIIENLLNKVDNLIVTGGMTYTFTKAMGGKIGNSICEDDKLDLALDLMKKAKEKGVNLVLAVDAKIADAFSNDANTKFANVNEIPDGWEGLDIGPKTIEIYADVIKKSKTILWNGPTGVFEFENFTDGSRAVGNAIVEATKNGAFSLVGGGDSVACVNKFGIASEVSYVSTGGGALLEAIEGKVLPGIAAVKGEPYK; this is encoded by the coding sequence ATGCAATCAATTGACAATTTCAATTTTGCCGGCAAAAAGGCATTTGTAAGAGTTGACTTCAACGTTCCATTGGACGAAAACTTCAACATCACAGACGACACCCGTATTCGTGCCGCTCTTCCTACTCTTAAGAAGATCCTGGCAGACGGTGGCAGTGTAATCATAGGTTCTCACCTGGGTCGTCCGAAAGGCGTTACTGATAAATTTTCACTGAAACATATTTTGGGTCGTGTATCTGAATTACTGGGCGTAGAAGTTCAGTTTGCTAACGACTGTATTGGTGAAGAAGCTGGTGCTAAAGCTGCTGCTCTGCAACCGGGCGAAGCTTTATTGCTGGAAAACCTTCGTTTCTATGCAGAAGAAGAAGGTAAACCCAGAGGTTTGGCTGAAGATGCAACAGACGACGAAAAGAAAGCTGCTAAAAAAGCAGTAAAAGAAAGCCAGAAAGAATTCACTAAGAGATTGGCTTCTTATGCAGACTGCTATGTAAACGATGCATTCGGTACTGCTCACCGTGCTCACGCTTCTACGGCGCTGATCGCTGATTACTTCGATGCTGACCACAAAATGTTCGGTTACCTGATGGAAAAAGAAGTAAAAGCTGTAGAAAAAGTAATGAACGACATCGCTCGTCCGTTTACCGCTATCATGGGTGGTTCTAAAGTTTCTTCTAAAATCGAAATCATCGAAAACCTGCTGAACAAAGTAGATAACCTGATCGTAACAGGTGGTATGACTTATACTTTCACTAAGGCTATGGGCGGCAAGATCGGTAACTCTATCTGCGAAGATGACAAACTGGATCTGGCTCTCGACCTGATGAAGAAAGCAAAAGAAAAAGGTGTAAACCTGGTATTGGCTGTCGACGCTAAGATCGCTGATGCTTTCAGCAACGACGCAAATACTAAATTTGCTAACGTTAACGAAATTCCTGACGGATGGGAAGGTCTTGACATCGGTCCTAAGACTATCGAAATCTACGCTGACGTTATCAAGAAATCTAAGACTATCCTTTGGAACGGTCCTACAGGCGTATTCGAATTCGAAAACTTCACTGACGGTTCTCGTGCAGTAGGTAACGCTATCGTTGAAGCTACTAAGAACGGTGCATTCTCTCTTGTTGGTGGTGGCGACTCTGTTGCTTGCGTTAACAAGTTCGGTATTGCAAGCGAAGTATCTTATGTATCTACAGGTGGTGGTGCTTTGCTAGAAGCTATCGAAGGTAAAGTTCTGCCGGGTATCGCTGCTGTTAAAGGCGAACCGTACAAATAA
- a CDS encoding NEW3 domain-containing protein — protein sequence MKMQINCLNLLFVLLLGIIPCSKVHADDSEKSVMLYTPYTKIAVPPGESIDYSIDVINKSDEVKNATISVEGMPRGWSYEVKSGGYSISQLSVLPDEKKNFSLKVEVPVKVNKGTYNFTVSADGMAKLPLTITVSKQGTYQTDFTTTQPNMEGNSKSTFTFNATIKNRTAEQQLYALTAEVERGWNVVFKPNYKQATSAQVEPNATQNITIDVNPPANVAAGTYKIPVHASTGSTSADLELEVVITGSYEMELTTPRGLLSSDITAGDTKRIDLVVKNNGSGELKDVTFSASKPVDWEVSFDPAKVVKLGAGQSTNVVAIVKASKKALPGDYVTKMEAKTPEVNATADFRISVKTPMVWGWVGVFIIVVVLGGVYYLFRKYGRR from the coding sequence ATGAAAATGCAAATTAACTGTTTAAACCTATTATTTGTACTGTTATTGGGGATAATCCCTTGTAGTAAAGTCCACGCTGATGATTCTGAAAAGAGCGTGATGTTGTACACTCCCTACACAAAGATAGCGGTTCCGCCGGGGGAGTCGATCGATTACAGTATTGACGTCATTAACAAAAGTGACGAAGTGAAAAACGCAACTATCTCTGTCGAGGGAATGCCTCGGGGATGGAGTTATGAAGTAAAGTCCGGGGGATATTCGATCAGCCAGCTTTCGGTCCTTCCGGATGAGAAGAAGAATTTTTCCCTGAAGGTGGAAGTGCCGGTGAAAGTGAATAAGGGAACTTATAATTTTACGGTTTCGGCTGATGGCATGGCAAAACTTCCGCTTACTATTACCGTTTCCAAGCAGGGAACTTATCAGACAGACTTCACAACTACCCAGCCAAATATGGAAGGTAATTCCAAATCTACTTTTACCTTTAATGCAACGATCAAGAATCGTACTGCGGAACAACAACTTTATGCCCTGACGGCTGAAGTGGAAAGAGGTTGGAATGTGGTGTTTAAGCCTAATTATAAGCAGGCGACATCTGCACAGGTAGAACCGAACGCGACTCAAAATATAACGATCGATGTCAATCCGCCGGCAAATGTAGCAGCAGGAACTTATAAAATCCCCGTTCATGCATCGACTGGTTCTACTTCTGCCGATCTGGAACTGGAAGTAGTCATCACCGGTTCCTATGAAATGGAACTGACGACACCGAGGGGATTGCTTAGTTCGGATATAACGGCTGGCGATACCAAGCGGATAGATCTGGTAGTAAAAAATAACGGTTCCGGTGAGTTGAAAGATGTAACATTTTCAGCAAGCAAACCGGTAGACTGGGAAGTCTCTTTCGATCCTGCCAAGGTCGTAAAACTGGGGGCAGGACAGAGCACAAATGTGGTGGCTATCGTAAAGGCTTCCAAAAAGGCGCTTCCGGGCGATTATGTTACAAAAATGGAAGCAAAGACGCCGGAAGTTAATGCTACTGCAGATTTCCGTATCTCCGTAAAGACCCCGATGGTTTGGGGATGGGTCGGTGTATTTATTATAGTGGTAGTATTAGGTGGTGTGTATTATCTGTTCCGCAAATACGGAAGGAGGTAA
- a CDS encoding ABC transporter ATP-binding protein, translated as MCQHVIELTGLTKKYGGFTAVNDLNLTVEKGDIFGLLGPNGAGKSTTILMMLGLTEPTSGSVKVCGIDSTTHPIEVKRKVGYLPEDVGFYDDMTGIENLVYTAQLNGIPKSEAIQKAEQLLDRVGLTNEGKKKAGKYSRGMRQRLGLADVLIKEPEVIILDEPTSGIDPSGVREFMDLIHQLSHEDGLTVLFSSHHLDQVQQVCNRVGLFSGGKLLADIRLAELQKEEHALEHIYNRYFEGGKDHE; from the coding sequence ATGTGCCAGCATGTTATCGAACTAACCGGCTTGACAAAGAAGTACGGAGGTTTTACGGCAGTGAACGATTTGAATCTCACTGTTGAGAAAGGTGATATATTTGGTTTGCTTGGCCCTAATGGTGCCGGTAAATCAACAACTATCCTGATGATGCTCGGACTGACCGAACCTACTTCCGGGTCAGTAAAGGTCTGTGGTATAGATTCGACTACCCACCCGATAGAGGTAAAAAGGAAAGTCGGTTACCTACCCGAAGACGTAGGTTTTTATGATGATATGACCGGAATAGAGAACCTGGTTTACACGGCTCAGTTGAATGGTATTCCTAAAAGCGAAGCGATACAGAAAGCGGAGCAGCTACTAGACAGGGTGGGCTTGACTAATGAAGGAAAGAAGAAAGCCGGGAAATATTCCCGGGGTATGCGTCAGCGTCTGGGACTGGCGGATGTGTTGATAAAAGAGCCGGAAGTAATTATTTTGGATGAACCGACATCGGGAATAGATCCGTCCGGTGTACGCGAATTTATGGATTTAATTCATCAGTTGAGCCATGAGGACGGTTTGACGGTCTTATTCTCTTCCCATCATTTGGATCAGGTTCAGCAGGTTTGCAACCGGGTCGGGTTATTTAGCGGTGGTAAACTACTGGCTGATATCAGGCTGGCCGAGTTGCAAAAAGAAGAACATGCGCTCGAACATATTTATAATCGTTATTTCGAAGGAGGTAAAGATCATGAATAG
- a CDS encoding ABC transporter permease produces MNRIYHPFWVIVNKEVSDHVRSWRFIILIVIIALTCMGALYTALTNIGASIKPNDPDNAFLFLKLFTVSDGTLPSFVVFISFLGPLLGIALGFDAINSEQNRGTLSRILSQPIHRDYLINAKFVGALIVIAIMLFSLGFLVMGFGLIAIGIPPTAEEFLRMVFFIIVSIFYVAFWLNLSIFFSIQFRQAATSALACVAIWLFFSVFYNMIINLIGKALSPSGFASDYQIISYQRFMLNLLRFAPSQLFSDATTTLLMPSVRSLGPLTMEQVHGAIPSPLPLGQSLMVVWPQLTGLIAATVVCFALSYVSFMRREVRSR; encoded by the coding sequence ATGAATAGAATATATCATCCTTTTTGGGTAATTGTAAACAAGGAAGTCTCCGACCATGTGAGAAGTTGGCGGTTTATCATTCTGATCGTCATAATTGCGTTGACTTGTATGGGGGCGTTGTACACTGCCCTTACTAATATCGGTGCTTCTATTAAACCGAATGATCCGGATAATGCATTCTTGTTTCTGAAGCTGTTTACCGTATCAGATGGGACGTTGCCCTCCTTTGTCGTATTTATCAGCTTTTTAGGGCCATTGTTAGGAATCGCCCTCGGATTCGATGCGATCAATTCGGAGCAAAACAGGGGTACGCTTAGTCGTATCCTGTCACAACCGATTCATCGGGATTATCTGATCAATGCGAAGTTTGTGGGAGCTTTGATCGTGATAGCGATTATGCTGTTTTCGTTAGGCTTTTTGGTGATGGGTTTTGGGTTGATTGCTATCGGTATTCCGCCAACGGCAGAAGAGTTTCTGAGGATGGTGTTCTTTATTATTGTCAGTATCTTCTACGTGGCCTTTTGGCTGAATTTGTCGATATTCTTTTCCATACAATTCCGTCAGGCGGCGACTTCTGCATTGGCTTGTGTGGCAATTTGGTTGTTTTTCAGTGTTTTTTATAATATGATCATTAATCTGATAGGAAAAGCACTCAGTCCTTCCGGATTTGCCAGCGATTATCAGATAATCAGTTACCAGCGCTTTATGCTTAATCTGTTACGTTTCGCACCGAGCCAGTTGTTCAGTGACGCAACGACCACATTGCTGATGCCTTCTGTCAGAAGTTTGGGGCCGTTGACTATGGAACAGGTTCATGGAGCTATTCCCAGTCCGTTGCCTTTAGGACAGAGCCTGATGGTTGTCTGGCCGCAATTGACCGGGCTGATTGCGGCGACGGTTGTTTGTTTCGCTTTATCATATGTATCTTTTATGAGGAGAGAAGTTCGTTCCCGGTAA
- a CDS encoding GNAT family N-acetyltransferase, with protein sequence MDNRKIASDLLFRKAEETDIERIWVIIGQAKEQMRRLNSHQWDESYPALETISQDIKTGNGYVFCKGNKVVAYGVISFDGEPVYKDIDGKWTNELPYMIVHRLAVADEMKHQGIAKRFMLEAEEVSRQKGIYNFRVDTNYDNEYMLHLIDSLGFQYTGEVRYRGNNIRKAFEKCIYPHVSSFGVPGYTIREAIYEDAGIIFDAIDKNRDDLRTWLPFVDGLKSVGDEQAFLSSSLQVPYEERDIVYMIEKGKSICGLIGFHFSDRANHRTEIGYWLLPEYRGKGLVTRAVHHLCLLALCEKGFNRIQIRCAIGNTASNAIPQRLGFKQEGTERDGELLINGEYTDINVYSLLKKDIAE encoded by the coding sequence ATGGACAACAGGAAAATCGCTTCAGACTTACTATTCAGAAAAGCTGAAGAAACAGATATCGAACGTATCTGGGTTATTATCGGACAAGCAAAAGAACAAATGCGCCGGCTCAACAGCCATCAATGGGACGAAAGCTATCCGGCTCTCGAAACGATCAGTCAAGACATTAAGACCGGCAACGGTTATGTCTTCTGCAAAGGAAATAAAGTGGTTGCATACGGTGTTATCTCTTTTGACGGAGAACCTGTATATAAAGATATCGATGGAAAATGGACGAATGAATTACCTTATATGATTGTCCATCGTTTGGCTGTTGCCGATGAAATGAAACATCAAGGAATAGCTAAACGTTTTATGCTGGAAGCCGAAGAGGTCAGTCGTCAGAAAGGAATCTATAACTTTCGCGTCGACACAAATTACGACAATGAATATATGCTTCACCTGATCGATTCGCTGGGATTCCAATATACAGGAGAAGTTCGTTACAGAGGCAATAATATAAGGAAAGCATTCGAGAAATGTATTTATCCTCATGTCTCGTCTTTCGGTGTTCCGGGTTATACCATCCGTGAAGCTATTTACGAAGATGCCGGAATCATTTTCGATGCAATAGATAAAAATCGTGACGACTTACGGACCTGGCTACCTTTTGTCGATGGCCTGAAAAGTGTTGGCGATGAACAAGCCTTCCTTTCATCTTCGTTACAGGTTCCGTATGAAGAACGGGATATCGTCTATATGATTGAGAAAGGGAAAAGTATTTGCGGACTGATCGGTTTTCATTTCTCAGACCGTGCCAACCATCGTACGGAAATAGGTTATTGGCTACTTCCTGAATACAGAGGAAAAGGTCTTGTTACCAGGGCCGTACATCATTTATGCCTGTTAGCTCTCTGTGAAAAAGGATTCAATCGTATTCAAATAAGATGTGCCATAGGCAATACAGCCAGCAATGCCATTCCCCAACGCTTAGGATTCAAACAAGAAGGAACGGAACGCGACGGTGAACTTTTAATAAACGGTGAATACACAGATATTAATGTATATAGCCTTTTGAAAAAGGATATTGCAGAATAA
- a CDS encoding outer membrane beta-barrel protein produces MKKLIFTLVVAFMAIVSADAQVYVGGSFNLTHDKNADVTNFTIAPEVGYNLNKTWAIAAEIGYTHFKNGELKANAFNFAPYARFSFFEKGIVRLFVDGGVGVSTYKKESNDSVNGFEIGIKPGIALEICKNLTFVTKYGFAGYRDDYKYGNSTSGISLSSEDLTFGFHYEF; encoded by the coding sequence ATGAAAAAGTTGATTTTTACTTTGGTGGTTGCATTTATGGCAATCGTCAGTGCTGATGCACAGGTTTATGTAGGTGGTTCTTTCAATCTGACTCACGACAAGAACGCAGATGTCACCAATTTTACTATCGCCCCTGAAGTCGGTTATAACCTGAACAAGACCTGGGCTATCGCTGCAGAAATCGGTTATACTCATTTCAAGAATGGCGAGTTAAAGGCTAACGCATTCAATTTTGCTCCTTATGCACGTTTCTCTTTCTTTGAAAAAGGTATTGTCCGTTTATTCGTGGATGGTGGTGTAGGTGTTTCTACTTATAAAAAAGAAAGCAACGACAGTGTCAACGGCTTTGAAATCGGTATTAAGCCGGGTATCGCTCTTGAGATATGCAAGAACCTTACATTCGTTACTAAATACGGATTTGCAGGTTACCGCGATGATTACAAATATGGCAACAGTACATCCGGTATCAGCTTGAGTTCTGAAGACCTGACATTCGGTTTCCACTATGAATTTTAA
- the panB gene encoding 3-methyl-2-oxobutanoate hydroxymethyltransferase, whose amino-acid sequence MSVAKRDLDDTRKVTTHRLMEMKQRGEKISMLTAYDYSMAKLIDQAGMDVILVGDSASNVMAGNVTTLPITLDQMIYHGKSVMKAVNRALVVVDLPFGTYQGNSKEALASAIRVMKETHADCIKLEGGSEIRESIERILCAGIPIMGHLGLTPQSINKFGTYTVRAREEAEAQKLIDDAHLLEEIGCFAIVLEKIPAELAARVASELTIPIIGIGAGGGVDGQVLVMHDMLGINMGFSPRFLRRYANIGEEITRAVQAYIEDVKTQDFPNEKEQY is encoded by the coding sequence ATGTCAGTTGCAAAGAGGGATTTAGATGATACAAGAAAGGTGACTACACATCGCCTGATGGAAATGAAACAACGTGGAGAAAAAATATCCATGTTGACAGCTTACGATTATTCAATGGCTAAACTGATCGATCAGGCAGGTATGGATGTTATCCTGGTCGGCGATTCTGCATCGAATGTGATGGCCGGAAATGTAACAACGCTTCCTATAACACTGGACCAAATGATTTATCATGGTAAATCTGTTATGAAAGCCGTTAATCGTGCGTTGGTAGTAGTAGACCTGCCTTTCGGTACCTATCAGGGTAATTCGAAAGAGGCTTTGGCTTCCGCTATCCGTGTCATGAAGGAAACACATGCCGATTGTATTAAACTGGAGGGAGGAAGTGAAATAAGAGAATCTATTGAACGCATCCTTTGTGCAGGTATACCTATAATGGGACATTTGGGTTTGACTCCGCAGTCTATCAATAAATTCGGTACTTATACAGTTCGTGCCCGTGAAGAAGCTGAAGCACAGAAGCTGATTGACGATGCTCACCTTTTGGAAGAGATCGGCTGTTTTGCCATCGTGTTGGAAAAGATTCCGGCAGAGTTGGCAGCACGTGTCGCTTCTGAGCTGACTATTCCTATTATTGGTATCGGTGCCGGTGGAGGTGTAGACGGCCAGGTTTTGGTTATGCATGATATGCTGGGTATCAACATGGGATTCTCTCCGCGCTTCCTTCGTAGATATGCTAATATCGGCGAAGAGATCACTCGTGCCGTACAGGCTTACATCGAGGATGTGAAGACACAGGATTTCCCGAACGAAAAAGAGCAGTATTAA